From a region of the Trichoderma atroviride chromosome 6, complete sequence genome:
- a CDS encoding uncharacterized protein (EggNog:ENOG41~TransMembrane:10 (i130-153o159-180i192-214o220-243i289-316o322-343i355-375o387-406i418-438o450-471i)), with translation MALSKELEASPMSDHQEAIKIEAMAVKHIGKGDEETSRYLGDAPIEIDAATNKRIFWKLNRRILAIQLVTYFCQSLDKGTLNFSSIMGIQKDANLVGQQYSWLGTILYMGILVGEYPQNFLLQKLPLAKVLAVNVFCWGAVVACSAASSSFAPLMVVRFLLGFFESCIQPAMMLLTSMWYTRSEQSLLNSLWYCMTGVQLMVGGLLAFGVSYFTNGPIRNWQLLFLVLGLATVVWSFCIAIFLPDSPMKARCYTEEEKKLMIERVRGNETGIQNKEYKRYQVVEALTDPFVWCCTMLITVANLVIGGLGVFSNLIIKEFGFTLLQTNLLNIAQGAVTIIVMVGSAQASQKTGQTCLMMLLWTLPAIAGTIVILVVVPNSGNDGGMLIAFYCTQFFLAQGNMIISLVTRNIAGQTKKGITMTMVFVGWAVGNMVAPQIFQQRDAPRYLTGFVVHCAIYGSYILLVVLTRVILVARNRRRDALVAEISHDLAFEDLTDQENPNFRYVY, from the exons ATGGCGCTATCTAAAGAGCTCGAAGCCTCGCCGATGAGCGACCACCAAGAAGCGATCAAGATAGAGGCTATGGCCGTCAAACATATTGGcaagggagatgaagagacgaGCCGCTATCTAGGCGATGCTCCCATTGAGATTGACGCAGCCACCAATAAACGAATCTTTTGGAAGCTCAATCGTCGTATTCTTGCCATCCAGCTGGTCACGTATTTTTGCCAATCCTTGGATAAAGGAACGCTCaacttttcttccatcatgGGTATCCAGAAAGACGCGAACCTCGTCGGTCAACAA TACTCTTGGCTCGGAACCATCCTCTACATGGGTATTCTCGTTGGCGAGTACCCGCAGAACTTCCTCCTACAGAAGCTACCACTAGCAAAAGTTCTGGCTGTCAATGTATTTTGCTGGGGCGCTGTTGTGgcctgctctgctgcttcaTCAAGCTTCGCCCCTCTTATGGTTGTGAGATTCCTGCTCGGTTTCTTTGAGAGCTGTATACAACCggccatgatgctgct TACTTCGATGTGGTATACGAGATCTGAACAATCGCTCCTGAACTCTCTGTGGTATTGCATGACGGGAGTACAGCTCATG GTCGGTGGTCTTCTCGCTTTCGGCGTCTCATATTTCACCAACGGACCAATAAGGAATTGGCAACTTCTCTTCCTGGTGCTCGGCCTGGCGACTGTGGTTTGGTCATTCTGCATCGCCATATTTTTGCCTGACAGTCCTATGAAGGCAAGGTGTTACacagaggaggaaaagaagctcatGATTGAACGTGTGCGCGGGAACGAAACGGGTATCCAAAATAAGGAATACAAGAGATATCAGGTTGTTGAAGCCCTGACTGACCCATTCGTGTGGTGCTGCACGATGCTCATCACAGTAGCCAATCTTGTCATCGGCGGTCTTGGGGTCTTTTCGaacctcatcatcaaagagTTTGGGTTTACGTTGCTCCAGACCAATCTCCTGAATATTGCACAAGGCGCAGTTACTATTATTGTCATGGTTGGATCCGCCCAGGCTTCTCAAAAGACTGGGCAAACTtgcttgatgatgctt CTGTGGACGCTGCCCGCCATTGCCGGCACTATCGTGATTCTAGTGGTCGTCCCTAACTCGGGCAATGATGGAGGGATGCTCATCGCTTTCTATTGTACACAGTTCTTTCTTGCCCAAGGTAACATGATTATCTCGCTTGTTACGCGGAACATTGCTGGCCAAACCAAGAAAGGAATTACCATGACAATGGTCTTCGTAGGGTGGGCTGTTGGTAATATGGTTGCTCCGCAGATCTTCCAGCAAAGAGATGCCCCCAGGTACCTCACTGGATTTGTCGTGCACTGCGCTATTTACGGGTCATATATTCTCTTGGTTGTCTTGACGCGTGTGATACTTGTGGCGAGGAACCGCCGCAGGGATGCGCTCGTCGCTGAGATCTCACACGACTTGGCCTTTGAGGATCTTACAGATCAGGAGAATCCCAATTTCCGCTACGTGTACTAG
- a CDS encoding uncharacterized protein (EggNog:ENOG41~SECRETED:SignalP(1-19)) has protein sequence MVKPRILVFLSLLGGLASADIVDRDPLEYFPSPPGTYAPPKDPSIRTLLDVVKSRDDLSILAEVLSECAGFIEAFDAAASWSYTFFAPSNTAFKNTGAYYSTFAATPKGKWWLGNLLQHHYVPNSKLMVKNFNTTYTRFQTGTFLFVGAQVVDGTLVLNKVSTVTEADIPATNGVIHIIDHLLDPSAQVFEIDLAKTSQGFIPGSCSNPALPYC, from the exons ATGGTGAAACCTCGCATACTAGtatttctctccctcttggGAGGTCTCGCCTCCGCTGATATTGTTGATCGCGACCCCTTGGAGTATTTCCCATCTCCGCCTGGCACTTACGCCCCTCCCAAGGATCCTAGTATCAGAACATTGTTAGATGTTGTCAAATCAAGGGATGACCTAAGTATACTGGCGGAAGTGCTAAGCGAATGTGCTG GATTTATTGAAGCTTTCGATGCGGCCGCTTCTTGGTCTTACACCTTTTTTGCTCCTTCGAACACGGCGTTCAAAAATACGGGAGCATACTACTCTACCTTTGCTGCTACCCCAAAGGGCAAATGGTGGCTTGGAAATCTACTTCAGCATCATTATGTACCGAATTCTAAACTCATGGTCAAGAATTTCAACACTACGTATACACGCTTCCAGACAGGGACTTTTCTATTTGTTGGAGCGCAGGTTGTTGACGGGACACTCGTCCTAAACAAGGTGTCCACCGTCACTGAAGCGGATATTCCAGCTACGAAT GGCGTCATCCACATCATTGATCACTTGTTGGATCCATCAGCGCAGGTATTTGAGATTGACCTGGCAAAAACCAGCCAGGGTTTCATACCAGGAAGCTGTTCAAATCCAGCCTTGCCATACTGTTAA
- a CDS encoding uncharacterized protein (SECRETED:SignalP(1-17)), whose amino-acid sequence MFVTTLVVGLLAVPCLGSVNPAKPQMGWNSWNTFKSNINETLIKSSAKSLVDTGLAQAGYKYVNLDDGWQAFTRDSSGRQQPNSTRFPSGMKALADFVHHMGLKIGIYSDSGIYDCAFYPGSYGYEERDAATYAAWTIDYLKFDNCGSFQAGTLSPQERFLRMGDALNRSGRSIFYSLCQWGNQFPWHWASFSDSYRISGDIKSAFGEDSSGVCQSAYCLNTGYAGVSVLTMIRKMRELSRFQRPGSWGDMDMLEVGTGTMNLHQEQTHFSFWAALKSPLIIGADVNTISKVSLNILMNKEIIAISQDDAGVAVNYLPDLSTEHKVQVWGGPLASGKSRYVVLALNYGLDTTNITIPLDELPGLNRSHLAKYTMREVWAGKVYHHVDDNLVLENVALNQTKVIVFSEK is encoded by the exons ATGTTTGTCACAACACTGGTTGTTGGACTCCTGGCCGTGCCGTGCCTAGGCAGTGTAAATCCAGCAAAGCCTCAGATGG GATGGAATTCTTGGAACACTTTCAAGAGCAATATAAACGAGACGTTGATCAAGTCAAGCGCAAAAAGCCTCGTGGACACTGGCCTGGCTCAGGCTGGCTACAAGTATGTCAACTTGGACGACGGGTGGCAAGCCTTCACACGAGATTCCTCAGgtcgccagcagccaaacTCTACCAGGTTTCCCAGCGGCATGAAGGCACTGGCAGATTTTGTGCACCACATGGGACTTAAAATCGGCATATACAG TGACTCGGGCATCTATGACTGTGCCTTTTACCCTGGGAGCTATGGCTACGAGGAAAGAGATGCTGCTACATACGCGGCATGGACGATAGATTATCTGAAGTTCGATAACTGTGGCAGTTTCCAAGCAGGCACACTTTCTCCTCAGGAGCGTTTCCTGCGCATGGGCGATGCTTTGAACCGATCTGGTCGCAGCATCTTCTACTCGCTTTGTCAATGGGGAAATCAGTTTCCGTGGCATTGGGCATCTTTTTCAGATAGCTACAGAATCTCCGGAGACATCAAGAGTGCGTTCGGGGAGGATAGTAGTGGCGTTTGTCAATCAGCTTACTGTCTCAATACTGGTTATGCTGGAGTCAGTGTATTGACGATGATCCGCAAGATGCGAGAACTATCGCGATTTCAGAGACCTGGGTCATGGG GTGACATGGACATGCTCGAGGTTGGTACTGGAACCATGAACTTGCACCAAGAACAGActcacttttctttttgggctGCGCTCAAGTCACCGTTGATCATTGGCGCCGACGTCAATACGATCAGCAAGGTGTCTCTGAACATCTTGATGAACAAAGAGATCATTGCAATTTCTCAGGATGACGCCGGTGTAGCAGTCAACTACCTGCCAGACCTCTCGACGGAGCACAAGGTCCAAGTTTGGGGCGGGCCCCTTGCCTCTGGTAAGTCACGATATGTAGTGTTGGCTCTCAACTATGGGCTGGACACCACAAACATCACAATTCCTCTTGATGAATTACCTGGATTGAATAGATCTCACTTAGCAAAGTATACCATGCGAGAGGTTTGGGCTGGAAAGGTTTACCATCATGTAGATGACAATCTTGTGCTGGAAAACGTAGCTTTGAACCAGACAAAGGTGATAGTTTTCTCAGAAAAATAG
- a CDS encoding uncharacterized protein (EggNog:ENOG41~SECRETED:SignalP(1-23)), giving the protein MILTQSLACVAAAIGLLMHVVVATGPLNGLPVLNGPVPVVPLGLGSKKRIGEFIHPGIWHTHDDLERIRLGVANGQEPWKSAYEKFRVDSFSQASYAMQGPKSIICRGGCNNYTTFSNDVRAAYQNALMWYITRNESHWDRSTTILDAWGTNLTSIIGTDTSLLVGLEGDMFANAAEIMRWEGGWIEAGAKASGGSGFSNQLYWLFARQSIIIGQANYGMVSIKALLSFAVYLDDVTLYNYAVYAFQNDLCAGIYGNFHPETGQGAETGRDQGHAQGALGWTAEAARIMQSQGTDAYSLGDNLLLKAAEYTAKYNLGYNVPYDPKFYRCEAVLINGPWAVPSNISRGVATPPPKVWDILYYQYVVKRGLRAPYTTKMKLTINGLGGEGNPGTSSPDDHPSWGDLIWSYDKKGQFLNDDGRTIWGGGAIGPNGTGMINSA; this is encoded by the exons ATGATTCTCACTCAGTCGCTTGCTTGTGTCGCAGCAGCGATTGGACTGTTAATGCACGTCGTTGTAGCCACCGGGCCACTAAACGGGCTTCCTGTGCTCAACGGACCTGTACCGGTTGTCCCACTGGGTCTTGGGTCCAAGAAGCGTATCGGCGAGTTTATACACCCAGGAATCTGGCATACGCATGACGACCTCGAGCGGATCAGATTGGGAGTGGCGAATGGGCAAGAACCATGGAAATCAGCATACGAGAAATTCCGTGTAGATTCCTTCTCACAAGCCTCG TACGCTATGCAAGGCCCAAAAAGCATCATCTGCCGAGGCGGATGTAATAACTACACTACCTTTAGCAATGATGTGCGCGCAGCATATCAAAACGCCTTGATGTGGTATATCACGAGGAATGAAAGCCACTGGGATCGATCCACCACAATCCTAGACGCTTGGGGCACTAATTTGACCTCCATCATCGGCACAGACACTTCCCTTCTTGTCGGACTTGAGGGAGACATGTTTGCCAATGCGGCAGAGATCATGCGATGGGAAGGAGGCTGGATCGAGGCGGGAGCAAAGGCTTCAGGTGGAAGCGGATTCTCGAATCAACTGTACTGGTTATTCGCACGGCAGTCCATTATCATTGGCCAGGCGAACTACGGCATGGTTAGCATCAAGGCCCTGTTGTCCTTTGCCGTTTATCTAGATGATGTGACACTG TACAATTACGCCGTATACGCTTTTCAAAACGATCTCTGCGCTGGAATATATGGAAATTTCCACCCAGAAACGGGACAAGGTGCAGAAACCGGCCGCGATCAGGGCCATGCTCAGGGTGCCCTAGGCTGGACTGCAGAAGCGGCCAGGATCATGCAGTCACAGGGAACAGATGCGTACTCACTCGGAGACAATCTTCTACTCAAGGCCGCGGAATACACAGCAAAGTATAACCTAGGCTATAATGTGCCCTACGACCCCAAGTTCTATCGATGCGAGGCAGTTCTGATCAATGGGCCATGGGCCGTGCCATCCAACATCAGTCGGGGAGTCGCTACACCACCGCCTAAAGTCTGGGat ATTTTGTACTACCAGTATGTTGTCAAGCGCGGTCTTCGTGCTCCCTACACCACCAAAATGAAGCTCACGATCAACGGCCTCGGAGGTGAAGGCAACC CCGGTACAAGCAGCCCTGACGACCATCCGAGCTGGGGGGATTTGATCTGGTCCTACGACAAGAAGGGTCAGTTCCTCAATGACGATGGGAGGACTATTTGGGGAGGCGGTGCAATTGGGCCTAATGGAACAGGCATGATCAACTCAGCTTGA
- a CDS encoding uncharacterized protein (EggNog:ENOG41~CAZy:GH88) — MIAPWARRQWELLHDTQSFVTMINAAKTLAGRFNSTVGAIRSWDTCETKVYSFKDLDTDFLVIIDNMMNLDIIFWAAAQTNDSSMYNIALSHAKTSQRELVRPDSTTTHLVNFDPVTGTVKQRLTNQGMGHESCWSRGQAWAIAGFAQTYSWTGDVSFLKTSRDCADYFLEHLPMTLIPPWDFDAPKDGKQPTDTSAAVIAAYGMLLIHESLTARGDSSEYLAAALRILNAVCEHLLNPPARFVVPRLEVETVEHGVTLEHGSVTVDLGDGETILNGATINNFEFAPRRWANHGLVYADYFFLLCGNKLLEMGVGQLILRAE; from the exons ATGATTGCGCCTTGGGCACGGCGCCAGTGGGAGCTTCTTCACGATACCCAGTCGTTTGTGACCATGATCAACGCAGCCAAAACACTGGCTGGGCGCTTCAACTCCACTGTGGGAGCTATAAGATCCTGGGACACTTGTGAGACCAAGGTGTATTCGTTTAAAGATTTGGACACTGATTTTCTGGTCATTATC GACAATATGATGAATCtcgacatcatcttctgggcTGCGGCTCAAACCAACGATAGTTCAATGTATAACATTGCTCTGTCTCACGCGAAGACCAGCCAGCGAGAGCTTGTCCGACCAGATTCAACAACCACTCACTTGGTCAACTTTGACCCCGTAACCGGCACAGTCAAGCAACGGCTGACGAACCAGGGAATGGGTCATGAATCCTGTTGGTCACGAGGTCAAGCCTGGGCGATTGCAGGTTTTGCCCAGACCTACAGCTGGACGGGCGACGTTTCCTTTCTGAAGACATCGAGGGACTGCGCGGATTACTTTCTGGAGCATCTTCCAATGACGCTGATTCCTCCATGGGATTTTGATGCGCCAAAGGACGGCAAGCAGCCCACGGATACGAGCGCTGCAGTCATCGCGGCGTATGGGATGCTGCTGATCCACGAGTCACTGACCGCTCGCGGAGACAGCTCCGAGTATCTTGCCGCGGCGCTCCGGATTCTGAATGCAGTATGCGAACATCTCCTGAATCCGCCTGCGAGGTTTGTGGTACCGCGTCTGGAGGTGGAAACGGTCGAGCACGGCGTGACTCTCGAGCACGGATCTGTGACCGTCgatcttggagatggcgagaccATCTTGAACGGGGCTACAATCAACAACTTCGAGTTTGCGCCACGCAGATGGGCAAACCATGGGCTCGTCTATGCGGATtacttctttcttttgtgtGGGAACAAGCTTTTAGAGATGGGGGTTGGGCAGCTCATCTTGAGGGCAGAGTAA
- a CDS encoding uncharacterized protein (EggNog:ENOG41~SECRETED:SignalP(1-21)), with the protein MAPSVLVTLLSSLVLSTLTQATPSSTTGSHPLDSRAGFLHPGLLHTEADFTRIKSKVNAKTNPWYTGWNKLVAHANSGYVPSPKPTVYRGTGSPENYASLYRDAASAYANAIYWKVTGDTAYATAAATTLDAWSSTLTLIDGSSDKFLASGIYGYQLANAAEILRGYSSWTGLAAMNTMLNKVFYPMNHDFIVNHNGAKIDHYWANWDLANLCTMYAVGVLSDNATMANEAVNYFKSGAGNGAINKTIWVTYTESGSSKILGQNQEAGRDQGHAMLDFALLGVLAQQAYNQGNDLFGYLSNRILAGAEYAAKYNLGFDVPYTTYVNSDVTQTTISNASRGDVRPIWELIYGHYGSLKGLNASWSKQYRDLVVSNGGGAEGGGGDYGTTSGGYDQLGFGTLLYRLEA; encoded by the exons ATGGCGCCGTCAGTTCTTGTGACGCTGCTCTCCAGCCTTGTGCTATCAACTCTGACTCAAGCAACACCTTCGTCCACCACTGGTTCTCACCCTCTCGATTCCCGCGCTGGGTTCCTTCATCCTGGCCTTCTCCATACTGAAGCAGACTTCACCCGTATCAAATCCAAGGTCAACGCAAAGACGAATCCATGGTACACTGGGTGGAACAAGCTGGTGGCTCATGCCAACTCCGGCTACGTCCCCAGCCCCAAGCCTACAGTCTATCGCGGCACCGGTTCGCCTGAGAACTATGCCAGCTTGTACCGCGATGCGGCCTCTGCGTATGCCAACGCGATTTACTGGAAAGTTACAGGCGACACGGCGTATGCCACGGCTGCAGCGACTACACTGGACGCTTGGAGCAGCACTCTCACCTTGATCGACGGTTCCTCTGACAAGTTCCTCGCCAGTGGCATCTATGGGTACCAATTGGCCAATGCGGCCGAGATCCTGCGCGGCTATTCGAGCTGGACCGGTCTCGCCGCTATGAATACGATGCTCAACAAGGTCTTCTATCCCATGAACCATGATTTCATAGTCAATCATAACGGTGCCAAGATCGATCACTATTGGGCCAACTGGGATCTAGCAAATCTTTGCACCATGTATGCGGTTGGTGTGTTGTCTGACAATGCTACAATGGCAAACGAAGCTGTCAACTATTTCAAGAGCGGTGCGGGCAATGGTGCCATCAACAAGACAATTTGGGTGACATACACCGAGTCTGGGAGTAGCAAAATTCTGGGACAGAACCAAGAGGCCGGGAGGGATCAGGGGCATGCCATGCTAGACTTTGCGCTTTTGGGAGTGCTTGCTCAGCAGGCGTATAACCAGGGAAACGATTTATTTGGCTACCTGTCCAACAGAATCTTGGCTGG AGCCGAATACGCAGCCAAGTATAACCTTGGCTTTGACGTTCCGTACACCACCTATGTCAACAGCGATGTGACGCAGACCACAATCAGCAATGCGAGCCGAGGTGATGTCCGCCCGATTTGGGAACTGATCTATGGTCATTATGGATCTCTTAAAGGCCTGAACGCATCCTGGTCGAAACAGTATCGTGACCTAGTTGTGTCCAACGGGGGCGGAGCCGAGGGCGGTGGCGGAGATTATGGCACAACCAGCGGTGGTTACGATCAGCTCGGATTCGGCACCCTTCTATACCGGTTGGAAGCTTGA
- a CDS encoding uncharacterized protein (EggNog:ENOG41) codes for MGAIEHLTQRVTTLENMFLGQGVLWQQVWKCLDSLGVQQLPSDSGCSPDHALDREESNLREHTLRLRDTLSSLANQAAGDLSDCDNPSPKRRRTQEERPKTQRGDSAEFGHDVELPPDDLIDALVEIYFARIHPWIPMLHVREFRERMATPSKRQRLTTIFHAIVSLCVRFSHDPRLDEPEARSRYARRCRQVVIIRSMESFSVENLQALIICAFDVIGSGRGPSAWSIVGSMARTAEQLQLSIEDEESHSPSGALIKRIAFLPPCKSWKEVEERRRIFWNVFLMDRFCSIATGWNCSLTSADVKRRLPCEGALWEEGEPLKTPTPYFGIADQSVNMNAAGALPTARPEDEDPSSLGGFAYCIEATESLSLVTTFFLQQAVDVSKMRDVQLWLMKFKQLDLRLVQWKLFLPERWREACVLNDGIMDPNLTLAHITHNTAVVLLHQGIAYPSAEWQATTIRLPSASSAETCLAAATEVAIIADKFLLCSPILTNPQFAFCLFICGRMLLAHAIHYSCPLAPEFESLISSLGEISTRCNGPHTTTAAPDNLASKFAVRLDQARQQGAEPLDIREAAYSQSSSMKASSSAINQQSSPDQGPGMQSAHLGIPVGTKSANISINRDEEGSPDSISLAFPPLPLAFQPQPDSAAQTRMPSPMPITSTLSDPSSVFAMPSTSYDNPGPPRMDAVTGPGFEQLNSYLEYSFLPNQRISMFSQHDVKD; via the exons ATGGGCGCCATTGAGCATCTCACACAGCGAGTTA CGACCCTGGAGAATATGTTCCTTGGCCAAGGTGTCTTGTGGCAACAAGTTTGGAAATGCTTAGACTCCCTCGGAGTACAACAGCTGCCGTCTGACTCTGGATGTTCCCCAGACCATGCATTagacagagaagaaagcaaccTGAGAGAACACACTCTTCGACTGAGAGATACACTTTCTTCGTTGGCAAACCAGGCCGCGGGCGACCTCTCCGACTGTGATAATCCTTCTCCAAAGCGAAGGCGAACTCAGGAAGAGCGACCAAAAACACAACGCGGCGACTCTGCAGAATTCGGTCACGACGTGGAGCTTCCACCGGACGATCTCATCGATGCTCTAGTTGAGATATATTTCGCCCGGATTCATCCCTGGATCCCGATGTTGCATGTCCGCGAATTCCGCGAAAGAATGGCCACCCCCTCTAAGCGGCAGCGACTGACGACAATATTTCACGCCATAGTCTCACTTTGCGTGCGGTTTTCGCACGATCCGCGACTTGATGAGCCCGAGGCACGATCGAGATATGCAAGGCGGTGTCGCCAGGTTGTGATCATTAGGAGTATGGAGTCCTTTTCGGTTGAGAACCTGCAAGCGCTGATTATCTGCGCCTTTGATGTT ATCGGAAGTGGGCGCGGCCCCTCGGCTTGGTCCATCGTCGGAAGCATGGCGCGGACGGCTGAGCAGCTTCAACTGAGCatcgaagatgaagaaagccATTCGCCATCGGGAGCTCTCATCAAGCGGATCGCATTTCTCCCACCCTGCAAGAGCTGGAAAGAGGTCGAGGAGAGACGGCGGATCTTTTGGAATGTCTTTCTCATGGAtcgcttctgcagcatcgcaaCTGGCTGGAACTGCTCCCTGACAAGTGCAGACGTGAAGCGAAGACTACCATGCGAAGGTGCCTTGTGGGAGGAGGGCGAGCCCCTCAAGACACCAACTCCCTACTTTGGCATCGCGGACCAGTCTGTGAACATGAACGCAGCAGGCGCCCTTCCGACGGCGCGACCAGAGGACGAGGATCCTTCCTCGCTGGGAGGTTTCGCGTACTGCATCGAGGCAACGGAGAGTCTCAGTCTGGTTACGACGTTTTTCCTGCAGCAAGCTGTGGATGTATCCAAGATGCGGGACGTACAGCTCTGGCTCATGAAGTTTAAGCAGCTAGACTTGCGACTAGTGCA ATGGAAGCTCTTTCTCCCGGAGCGATGGCGAGAAGCCTGCGTATTAAATGACGGCATCATGGATCCAAACCTGACGCTCGCCCACATCACCCATAATACCGCTGTCGTTCTCCTACACCAAGGGATTGCATACCCATCCGCAGAATGGCAGGCCACGACTATAAGACTTCCCTCCGCTTCCAGCGCCGAGACCTGCCTCGCTGCAGCGACAGAGGTGGCCATCATTGCCGACAAGTTTCTTCTATGCTCCCCAATTCTCACAAATCCGCAATTCGCCTTTTGTCTGTTCATTTGTGGCCGGATGCTTCTAGCCCACGCCATCCATTATAGCTGCCCGCTGGCCCCAGAATTTGAGTCACTGATAAGTAGCCTGGGGGAGATCTCGACAAGGTGCAATGGACCACATACAACAACCGCTGCTCCCGACAACCTAGCCTCCAAATTTGCCGTTCGTCTTGACCAGGCTCGACAACAGGGGGCCGAGCCACTGGATATCAGGGAGGCAGCATACTCCCAGAGTAGTAGTATGAAAGCAAGTAGCTCTGCTATAAATCAGCAAAGCTCCCCTGATCAAGGTCCCGGAATGCAATCAGCCCATCTTGGCATCCCTGTTGGAACGAAATCCGCAAATATTTCCATCAATCGTGACGAAGAAGGCTCTCCAGACAGTATATCTCTTGCTTTTCCACCTCTTCCATTGGCTttccagcctcagcctgaTAGCGCCGCTCAGACGAGAATGCCTTCCCCAATGCCAATAACGAGCACGCTATCCGACCCTTCTTCGGTATTTGCTATGCCGAGCACATCATACGACAATCCAGGACCGCCGCGCATGGATGCTGTGACGGGACCTGGCTTCGAGCAGCTCAATTCCTATCTGGAGTATTCTTTTCTACCAAACCAGAGAATTAGTATGTTCTCTCAGCATGATGTTAAGGACTAA